From the genome of Flavobacterium luteolum, one region includes:
- the pyrF gene encoding orotidine-5'-phosphate decarboxylase yields the protein MTTQQLHEQILQKKSFLCVGLDPDLTKMPAHLLETEDPIFEFNKAIIDATHDLTVGYKPNTAFFEAYGIKGWMSLQKTINYINENYPDIFTIADAKRGDIGNTSSMYAKAFFEDLNFDSVTVAPYMGKDSVEPFLAFENKHTIMLALTSNEGAFDFQTLSTNGKELYKQVLETSKTWKNSENLMYVVGATKAEYFTEIRKIVPDSFLLVPGIGAQGGSLSEVCKYGMNDKVGLLVNSARAIIYASKGTDFAEKAREEALSVQKEMATIIDSRF from the coding sequence ATGACAACACAACAACTACACGAACAAATTCTTCAAAAAAAATCATTTTTATGCGTTGGATTAGATCCAGATCTAACTAAAATGCCAGCACATTTATTAGAAACAGAAGATCCTATTTTCGAATTTAATAAAGCAATTATTGATGCAACACACGATCTGACTGTTGGCTACAAACCAAATACGGCATTTTTTGAAGCTTACGGAATAAAAGGATGGATGTCTTTGCAAAAAACAATCAATTATATCAACGAAAATTATCCTGATATTTTTACGATTGCCGATGCAAAACGTGGCGATATTGGGAATACTTCGAGTATGTATGCCAAAGCTTTTTTTGAAGACTTGAATTTTGATAGTGTAACCGTTGCTCCTTATATGGGAAAAGATTCTGTAGAACCTTTTTTAGCTTTCGAAAACAAGCATACAATTATGTTAGCTTTAACTTCAAATGAAGGTGCTTTCGATTTTCAGACTTTAAGTACAAACGGAAAGGAATTATACAAGCAAGTTCTAGAAACTTCTAAGACTTGGAAAAACAGCGAAAACTTAATGTACGTTGTTGGCGCAACCAAAGCAGAATATTTTACTGAAATTAGAAAAATTGTTCCAGACAGTTTCTTATTGGTGCCTGGAATTGGCGCTCAAGGCGGAAGTCTGTCTGAAGTGTGCAAATATGGAATGAATGATAAAGTTGGTCTTTTGGTAAATTCTGCAAGAGCGATTATTTATGCGTCAAAAGGAACCGATTTCGCTGAAAAGGCTAGAGAAGAGGCATTATCAGTTCAAAAAGAAATGGCAACTATTATTGACAGCAGATTTTAA
- a CDS encoding ABC transporter substrate-binding protein: MKQLTDQLGTIHSFEIAPKRIISLVPSQTELLYDLGLEEKIIGITKFCVHPFHFKSTKKTVGGTKKIHFEKIKLLEPDIIICNKEENTPEIVEQLSAICPVWVTNIVSIEDNFQMISDFGQLFNCRTEAQKWNDKLAFALSDFKNYIQDIKEKKAAYFIWKNPYMVAGNDTYINELLKLNHFKNIYEDKGRYPEIELKKMRLEGDPDIVFLSSEPYPFKEEDAFEIGRFTHHAKTIFVDGEMFSWHGSRLLKAFSYFKLLHERLKN, from the coding sequence ATGAAACAATTAACAGATCAGCTTGGTACTATTCATTCTTTTGAAATAGCTCCAAAACGTATTATTTCGCTTGTTCCTTCACAAACTGAATTATTGTATGATTTAGGTTTAGAAGAAAAAATTATCGGAATTACGAAGTTTTGCGTTCATCCGTTTCATTTTAAATCTACCAAAAAGACTGTTGGCGGAACGAAGAAAATTCACTTCGAAAAAATAAAGCTTTTAGAGCCAGATATTATTATCTGCAACAAAGAAGAAAACACGCCTGAGATTGTAGAACAGTTAAGTGCAATTTGTCCAGTTTGGGTTACAAATATTGTTTCTATTGAAGATAATTTCCAAATGATTTCAGATTTCGGACAATTATTCAATTGCAGAACCGAAGCGCAGAAATGGAACGACAAATTGGCTTTTGCATTAAGCGATTTCAAAAATTATATCCAAGATATAAAAGAAAAGAAAGCTGCCTATTTTATTTGGAAAAATCCATACATGGTTGCAGGAAATGATACTTATATAAATGAGTTGCTAAAACTCAATCATTTTAAAAATATCTACGAAGACAAAGGTCGTTATCCTGAAATCGAATTAAAGAAAATGCGTTTAGAAGGAGATCCAGATATTGTATTTCTTTCATCAGAACCTTATCCTTTTAAAGAAGAAGATGCTTTTGAAATTGGAAGATTTACACATCACGCCAAAACCATTTTCGTAGACGGCGAAATGTTCTCATGGCACGGAAGCAGATTGCTAAAAGCGTTTTCGTATTTCAAATTACTGCATGAAAGATTGAAGAATTAG
- a CDS encoding catalase, translating to MESNKKLTTATGTPVPDNQNIQTAGPRGPVLLQDFWFLEKMAHFDREVIPERRMHAKGSGAYGTFTVTHDITKYSKADLFSEIGKKTEMFVRFSTVAGERGAADAERDIRGFAMKFYTNEGNWDLVGNNTPVFFFRDPMKFPDLNHAVKRDPKTNLRSADNNWDFWTLLPEALHQVTIVMSDRGIPRSYREMHGFGSHTFSFINSQNERHWVKFHLVSQQGIENLSDEEAAKLVGGDRESHQRDLFNAIEEGNFPKWKMFVQIMSEEQARTYRFHPFDLTKVWLKGDFPLIPVGEFELNKNPENYFAEVEQAAFNPAHVVPGIGFSPDKMLQGRLFSYGDAHRYRLGVNNYQIPVNASRCPYNSFHRDGAMRVDGNYGGRKHYEPNSFGEWQDQPEVKEPPLAIYGDAYAHNFREDDSDYFTQPGLLFRLLTDEKKQLLFKNTAGQVGGAQKFIQVRHIRNCYQADPAYGEGVANALGMTMAEVNAFDDPRLAIKAR from the coding sequence ATGGAATCAAACAAAAAATTAACAACTGCAACCGGAACTCCCGTTCCAGACAATCAAAATATTCAAACAGCTGGCCCTCGTGGACCTGTTTTATTACAAGATTTTTGGTTCTTAGAAAAGATGGCACATTTTGACCGAGAAGTGATTCCGGAAAGAAGAATGCATGCCAAAGGATCTGGAGCCTACGGAACTTTTACTGTTACACACGATATTACCAAATATTCAAAAGCAGACTTGTTTTCTGAAATTGGAAAAAAGACAGAAATGTTTGTCCGTTTTTCAACTGTTGCAGGAGAAAGAGGCGCTGCTGACGCCGAAAGAGACATACGTGGTTTCGCGATGAAATTTTATACAAATGAAGGAAATTGGGACTTGGTTGGAAATAATACGCCTGTTTTCTTTTTCCGTGATCCAATGAAATTTCCAGATTTGAACCACGCTGTAAAACGCGATCCAAAAACCAATTTAAGAAGTGCTGATAATAATTGGGATTTTTGGACTTTGTTGCCAGAAGCTCTTCATCAAGTTACAATTGTAATGAGTGACCGAGGAATTCCGAGATCGTATAGAGAAATGCACGGTTTCGGAAGTCATACTTTTAGCTTTATTAATTCGCAAAACGAAAGACATTGGGTAAAATTCCATTTAGTTTCGCAACAGGGAATCGAAAATTTATCTGATGAAGAAGCTGCTAAGTTAGTAGGAGGAGATAGAGAAAGTCATCAAAGAGATTTGTTTAATGCAATTGAAGAAGGCAATTTTCCGAAATGGAAAATGTTTGTTCAGATTATGTCAGAAGAGCAGGCGAGAACCTATCGTTTTCATCCATTCGATTTAACTAAAGTTTGGTTAAAAGGAGATTTTCCGCTAATTCCAGTTGGAGAATTTGAATTGAATAAAAATCCAGAAAATTATTTTGCCGAAGTAGAGCAAGCGGCATTTAATCCAGCTCACGTAGTTCCAGGAATTGGTTTCTCTCCAGATAAAATGCTTCAAGGACGTTTGTTTTCTTACGGAGACGCTCACCGTTATCGTTTAGGGGTAAACAATTACCAGATTCCAGTAAACGCTTCTAGATGTCCGTATAACAGTTTCCATAGAGACGGAGCAATGCGTGTCGACGGAAATTATGGCGGAAGAAAACACTACGAGCCAAACAGTTTTGGCGAATGGCAAGATCAGCCAGAAGTAAAAGAACCGCCATTGGCAATTTACGGCGATGCTTACGCACATAATTTTAGAGAAGATGATAGCGATTACTTCACTCAGCCCGGACTTTTGTTCCGTTTATTGACCGATGAGAAGAAACAGCTTTTGTTTAAAAATACAGCGGGTCAAGTAGGAGGAGCACAGAAATTTATTCAAGTACGTCATATTAGAAACTGCTATCAAGCCGATCCAGCATACGGAGAAGGCGTAGCAAACGCTCTAGGAATGACAATGGCCGAAGTTAATGCTTTTGATGATCCTAGATTGGCGATTAAAGCAAGGTGA